The following proteins come from a genomic window of Solea solea chromosome 3, fSolSol10.1, whole genome shotgun sequence:
- the haus4 gene encoding HAUS augmin-like complex subunit 4, whose amino-acid sequence MSAGPDPIYMTSLGNGDSLHQQVLASFPLSDMTEEDLIRNPQLCKLLATLAQHVDQTGLTVSLKSELDKAEQKLQTQRRHWLHSESLYRGLQEMIQDCCVRKHHTTVPPDQTMFCETVDKCLLVAQCVRMLDPSSSTNQDQPSVLGLNPQQVLELMPSEKTVQRMKQSLPRELEKHLKKKCLNLLSYYQPEWENESEGLKNSKLSHLSVLLDKEKKRAESLKETCRENTVLLQRQTQLYLSELIKCVQLLQSLILDHRLKTQTDLDGKKLEYFEGKCELVLQKIKAEMVEIQLDTYTADAISAHRKIRGKLESELKACQVEKQSVELKLASFEILGKDFEALAQEYCKLRQEIEMKNWAVQEFMQYSNK is encoded by the exons ATGTCCGCCGGACCCGACCCTATTTATATGACATCTCTTGGGAATGGCGACAGTTTGCACCAACAAG TTCTTGCCTCCTTTCCTTTGAGTGACATGACCGAAGAAGATCTGATCAGGAACCCACAGTTGTGTAAACTACTTGCCACTTTGGCCCAACATGTGGACCAGACTGGACTTACTGTGTCACTGAAATCAGAGCTGGACAAG GCTGAGCAGAAGCTGCAGACCCAGAGGCGTCATTGGCTGCACTCTGAGAGCCTCTACAGAGGGCTGCAGGAGATGATCCAGGACTGCTGTGTCAGGAAGCACCATACCACTGTACCTCCTGACCAGACAATG ttctgTGAAACAGTGGACAAGTGTCTGCTGGTGGCTCAGTGTGTCAGAATGCTGGATCCCAGTAGCTCTACCAACCAGGACCAGCCCTCCGTTCTGGGCCTGAACCCACAACAGGTGCTGGAGCTCATGCCATCAGAGAAG ACAGTACAAAGAATGAAACAGAGTTTACCCAGAGAGCTGGAGAAACATCTCAAGAAAAAGTGCCTGAACCTTCTCTCTTACTATCAACCTGAATGGG AGAATGAGAGTGAGGGTCTGAAGAACAGCAAGTTGTCACATCTCTCCGTCCTGCTGGACAAGGAGAAGAAACGGGCAGAGAGTCTGAAGGAGACCTGCAGGGAAAACACAGTACTCCTGCAGAGACAGACTCAACTCTACCTCTct GAGCTGATTAAGTGTGTTCAGCTCCTTCAGTCTCTCATCCTGGACCACAGACTGAAGACCCAGACCGATCTGGATGGGAAGAAGTTGGAATACTTTGAAGGCAAATGTGAACTAGTCTTACAGAAGATAAA GGCTGAAATGGTCGAAATCCAGTTGGACACGTACACTGCAGATGCAATATCTGCTCATAGAAAGATACG AGGAAAGCTGGAGTCAGAGCTGAAGGCGTGTCAGGTGGAGAAGCAGTCTGTGGAGTTAAAACTGGCCTCCTTTGAGATCTTGGGCAAAGACTTTGAGGCTCTGGCTCAGGAGTACTGCAAATTACGACAGGAGATTGAGATGAAAAACTGGGCTGTGCAGGAGTTCATGCAATACAGTAATAAGTGA